From the Lathyrus oleraceus cultivar Zhongwan6 chromosome 4, CAAS_Psat_ZW6_1.0, whole genome shotgun sequence genome, one window contains:
- the LOC127137498 gene encoding U11/U12 small nuclear ribonucleoprotein 31 kDa protein has product MSSKKKHKRKHSDSDEDDDIFYYRYCASSSTPNTTTDTTSSNQPQSKPNNKGSSIGGTGEPLAPSKSTLYVSNLDYSLTNSDLHTLFSTFGRIARVTVLKDRHTRLSRGVAFVQFVSRNDAQRAVAEMNKKILNGRTLTASIAADNGRAPEFIRKRVYNTETALCYECGGHGHLSYECPKNQLGPRPRPQPKKPRRGFSGLRDRDGEEEGDEEEEEGGQIAAEQFDDNWASVVDDEAGERLLGRNRNDDEGLDNNKTKKKGKKESWVFQ; this is encoded by the coding sequence ATGTCAAGCAAGAAGAAACACAAACGAAAACACAGCGACAGCGATGAAGACGACGACATTTTCTACTACCGCTACTGCGCTTCGTCCTCAACCCCCAACACCACCACCGACACCACATCCAGTAATCAACCCCAATCAAAACCGAACAACAAAGGATCATCAATAGGAGGAACAGGTGAACCCTTAGCACCATCAAAATCGACGCTATACGTTTCTAATCTAGATTACTCCCTAACAAACTCCGATCTCCATACGCTCTTCTCTACTTTCGGCCGCATCGCGCGTGTAACCGTTCTCAAAGACCGTCACACGCGCCTAAGCCGCGGTGTCGCGTTTGTCCAATTCGTTTCTCGTAATGACGCCCAACGCGCCGTGGCGGAGATGAATAAGAAGATTCTCAATGGAAGGACTCTAACTGCTTCTATTGCTGCTGATAATGGACGTGCTCCGGAGTTTATTCGGAAGCGCGTGTACAATACTGAGACTGCTTTGTGTTATGAGTGTGGGGGGCATGGTCATTTGTCGTATGAGTGTCCTAAGAATCAGTTGGGGCCGAGGCCGCGGCCTCAGCCTAAGAAGCCGCGACGGGGATTTAGTGGGCTGAGGGATAGGGATGGGGAGGAGGAAGGTgatgaggaggaggaggagggtGGTCAGATTGCTGCGGAGCAGTTTGACGATAATTGGGCTTCTGTTGTGGATGATGAAGCGGGTGAAAGGTTGCTGGGGAGAAACAGAAATGATGATGAGGGTTTGGACAACAACAAGACgaagaagaaagggaagaaaGAAAGCTGGGTATTTCAGTGA